From a region of the candidate division KSB1 bacterium genome:
- a CDS encoding SpoIIE family protein phosphatase, with amino-acid sequence MADRLSTNRVSEQLEAIKREVSESRNLAGLYRAVAMGLADLFQARRVLMLHEVECQDGLRPVFAWPEEPLGLWSTLQIPASDPLYCALLEAGEPAILFASLVPRLQEQKSRSLELLSRIAPWDYAIPIGREKYLAAAVFLAGSRRRPDPKGKLAAELEHLADVVSYALMAMLTMERLQREAKEKAKLVEVGKRISASLNVEDVLHGIVEAVREVVPCDHAAVFLLDQDKGELRHAVYQGIAERVPEDFRLKVGQGLVGWVAITGQPVLIRDVRNDSRYLRFFEDSRAELDVPIKRGERVLGVISLESRQPGAFNEHHLELLQAFAGQAAVAIENALLLDELVEKRRLEQELIIAREVQKALLPRSMPRIRGYRFSAITIPSGMVGGDLYDTVEFGDGTVALAIGDVAGKGTPGAILMATLYSTYRGLLRKGFAPRKLMRILNNLLVERLDTESFATLFLSVLSPREKRLRYCNAGHNPPLWIRADGTVRKLSEGGPVLGFVPNLRYADTHITLGPGDIIVMYTDGVTEAANASEELFGEERLMQLAVSYRHLDPRRLRDRIVQAVQEFRGQASLEDDLTLLIVKVQ; translated from the coding sequence ATGGCTGACCGTCTGTCGACTAACAGGGTCTCGGAACAGCTTGAGGCCATCAAGCGGGAGGTGAGCGAATCCCGCAACCTGGCGGGACTCTACCGCGCCGTGGCGATGGGCCTGGCCGACTTGTTCCAGGCCCGCCGGGTCCTGATGCTGCACGAGGTGGAGTGTCAAGACGGTCTGCGTCCCGTGTTCGCCTGGCCGGAGGAACCCCTCGGGCTGTGGTCCACCCTTCAGATACCCGCAAGCGACCCCCTCTATTGTGCCCTTCTGGAGGCCGGGGAACCGGCCATTCTCTTTGCGTCGCTAGTGCCGCGGCTCCAGGAGCAAAAGTCCCGGTCGCTTGAGCTTCTGAGCAGGATCGCCCCCTGGGACTATGCGATCCCCATCGGCCGGGAAAAATACCTGGCGGCCGCTGTTTTCTTGGCCGGCAGCCGGCGCAGACCGGATCCGAAAGGGAAGCTGGCCGCGGAGCTGGAGCACCTGGCCGACGTCGTTTCCTATGCCCTCATGGCCATGCTGACCATGGAGCGCCTCCAGCGCGAAGCCAAAGAGAAGGCGAAGCTGGTGGAGGTTGGTAAGCGCATCAGCGCTTCCCTCAACGTGGAGGACGTGCTCCACGGCATTGTCGAGGCGGTCCGGGAGGTCGTCCCTTGCGATCACGCGGCGGTCTTCCTCCTCGATCAGGACAAAGGCGAGCTGCGGCACGCGGTGTATCAGGGAATCGCCGAACGGGTACCGGAGGATTTCCGGCTCAAGGTGGGCCAGGGGTTGGTGGGCTGGGTGGCGATCACCGGTCAGCCGGTGCTTATTCGAGACGTGAGGAACGACAGCCGCTACCTGCGGTTCTTCGAGGATTCGCGGGCGGAACTGGACGTTCCGATCAAACGCGGAGAGCGGGTGCTCGGGGTGATCAGCCTGGAGTCACGGCAGCCCGGGGCCTTCAACGAGCATCACCTCGAGCTTCTGCAGGCCTTCGCGGGCCAGGCGGCGGTGGCCATCGAAAACGCCCTTCTCCTGGACGAGCTGGTGGAAAAAAGACGCCTCGAGCAGGAGCTCATCATCGCCCGGGAGGTGCAGAAGGCGCTCCTTCCCCGCAGTATGCCGCGGATCCGTGGCTATCGCTTTTCCGCGATCACCATCCCGAGCGGGATGGTCGGCGGCGATCTGTACGATACGGTTGAGTTCGGCGACGGGACCGTCGCCCTCGCCATCGGTGACGTGGCCGGTAAAGGCACCCCTGGCGCCATCCTGATGGCCACCCTCTATTCGACCTATCGGGGCCTGCTGCGAAAGGGCTTTGCGCCCCGGAAGCTGATGCGTATCCTCAACAACCTCCTCGTCGAAAGGCTCGACACCGAGAGTTTCGCCACCTTGTTCCTCTCGGTTCTCTCGCCTCGCGAAAAGCGCCTCCGCTATTGCAACGCCGGGCACAATCCCCCGCTCTGGATCCGGGCCGACGGGACGGTCAGAAAACTCTCCGAGGGAGGCCCAGTGCTTGGATTTGTCCCCAATCTTCGCTATGCTGACACGCACATTACGCTGGGTCCGGGCGACATCATCGTTATGTACACCGATGGCGTGACCGAGGCGGCCAATGCCTCCGAAGAGCTGTTCGGCGAGGAGAGGCTGATGCAGCTGGCCGTGTCCTATCGTCACCTGGATCCCCGGCGACTGCGAGACCGCATCGTGCAAGCTGTGCAGGAATTCCGAGGGCAAGCTTCCCTCGAAGATGATCTCACGTTGCTGATCGTGAAAGTCCAGTAG
- the def gene encoding peptide deformylase, with protein sequence MVLKLRYYGDPVLRRPTTNVDLAELRSEAFQAFLDDLVETMHAEDGVGLAAPQVGSDKRVCVASDGEKVHVLINPRIRGRSIQMEEDAEGCLSLPGLQAQVPRHTRVIVEALDPQGNPLELRAKGLFARVLQHEIDHLNGVLYIDRAEPGTLVWLRKDERDTIEKVPAQLAEVKRAFATRYHEGKKLAELVFDPPRITATTASHGGSDERGG encoded by the coding sequence ATGGTCTTGAAACTTCGCTATTACGGAGATCCGGTCCTGCGACGTCCTACCACCAATGTGGACCTGGCGGAACTCCGATCGGAAGCCTTCCAGGCTTTTCTCGACGACCTGGTCGAGACGATGCACGCGGAAGATGGTGTGGGGCTGGCAGCTCCCCAGGTCGGCAGCGATAAGCGCGTATGTGTTGCCAGCGACGGAGAGAAAGTCCACGTCCTGATCAACCCTCGTATCCGGGGGCGAAGTATCCAGATGGAGGAAGATGCCGAGGGGTGCCTGAGCCTCCCGGGCTTGCAAGCGCAGGTGCCGCGACACACCCGGGTGATCGTCGAAGCCCTCGATCCCCAGGGCAATCCCCTTGAGCTGCGGGCGAAAGGCCTCTTTGCCCGCGTTCTGCAGCACGAGATCGATCATCTGAACGGGGTCCTCTACATCGATCGGGCTGAGCCGGGGACCCTCGTGTGGCTGCGCAAAGACGAGCGGGACACCATCGAAAAAGTACCTGCCCAGCTTGCAGAGGTAAAGCGGGCTTTCGCCACCCGCTACCACGAGGGGAAAAAGCTGGCTGAATTGGTGTTCGATCCGCCCCGGATCACCGCAACGACCGCCTCGCACGGAGGGTCCGATGAGCGAGGAGGTTGA
- a CDS encoding ferritin family protein yields MSEEVDARISSAAVDAAVGLEEHGRLLYLRLAELMSDPISQQMFGKLAEDERQHGEILRQGRSELVPTLDPARLDWVVDGSARSPSPVSSLLSGASEAMIAAGHSRCCSELDAIAIAVVLELASIRSYADLLRVCQSDAARLTLRRLLEEEEKHFEILGRRAQQVFRDLSLA; encoded by the coding sequence ATGAGCGAGGAGGTTGACGCGAGGATTTCTTCCGCAGCCGTGGACGCGGCCGTGGGCTTGGAGGAGCACGGACGGCTGCTCTATCTTCGTCTGGCAGAGCTCATGTCCGATCCGATAAGCCAGCAGATGTTTGGCAAGCTGGCCGAGGACGAGCGGCAGCACGGCGAGATCCTGCGCCAGGGGCGATCCGAGCTCGTCCCGACCTTGGATCCCGCGCGCCTCGATTGGGTTGTGGACGGTTCTGCTCGCTCGCCATCCCCTGTGTCATCCCTGCTCAGCGGGGCATCGGAGGCGATGATCGCCGCCGGCCACTCACGCTGCTGCTCTGAGTTAGACGCCATCGCCATCGCCGTAGTCCTGGAGCTTGCTTCCATTCGCTCCTACGCGGACCTCCTACGCGTCTGCCAGTCCGACGCGGCGCGCCTGACCCTTCGGAGACTCCTCGAGGAGGAGGAGAAGCACTTTGAGATCCTGGGGCGCCGAGCGCAGCAAGTGTTCCGAGACTTGAGCCTCGCGTAG
- a CDS encoding methylcobamide--CoM methyltransferase: protein MGEVIPANLNNYPRIGDEPEQQKLRRTIAALDRGEATPDDLARVQDEVTEEVIREQVQAGIRLVTDGQIRWDDPITYFARSLGGVRIAGLVRFFDTNTYFRQPVVEGPIEWKGPVLVRDLRFAQSRSPVPVKAVVPGPYTLARLSVDQFYGDLSAMTMAYAEAVLHEVEELIAAGAPVVQIDEPSLVRHPDGVDSALAALSRLAEIDRPQGVKLGVLIYWGHLGERLQRLLDLPFDFYGLDFVEGSQDIDYLRNKRLDGRGLGIGLVNGRNTRLERPEELARRVREIRDLSGFQIGYLQPNCGLELLPRATARRKLEIIAEAVDLLR from the coding sequence ATGGGCGAAGTAATCCCGGCAAATCTGAACAATTACCCGCGGATCGGCGACGAGCCGGAGCAGCAGAAGCTGCGTCGGACGATTGCTGCGCTCGACCGAGGCGAGGCCACTCCCGATGATCTCGCGCGTGTTCAGGACGAGGTAACGGAGGAGGTGATCCGGGAGCAGGTCCAGGCCGGGATACGGCTGGTGACCGATGGGCAGATCCGATGGGATGACCCCATTACCTACTTCGCCCGATCTCTGGGCGGGGTGAGGATCGCGGGCCTCGTCCGTTTTTTCGACACGAACACCTACTTCCGCCAGCCCGTTGTGGAGGGGCCCATCGAATGGAAAGGCCCTGTGTTGGTGCGTGACCTCCGTTTTGCCCAGAGCCGGAGCCCCGTCCCCGTAAAAGCCGTGGTGCCGGGCCCCTACACCTTGGCTCGTCTCTCCGTGGACCAGTTCTACGGTGACCTCTCCGCCATGACGATGGCGTACGCGGAGGCGGTGCTGCACGAGGTGGAAGAGCTGATCGCCGCCGGCGCGCCCGTGGTGCAGATCGACGAGCCGTCGCTCGTCCGACATCCGGACGGGGTAGATTCGGCTCTGGCGGCGCTGTCCCGGCTTGCGGAGATCGACCGGCCGCAAGGGGTAAAACTGGGCGTCCTGATCTACTGGGGGCATCTTGGCGAGCGGCTCCAGCGTCTGCTCGACCTGCCTTTCGACTTCTACGGCCTCGACTTCGTGGAGGGGAGTCAGGATATTGACTATCTCCGGAACAAGAGGCTGGATGGGAGGGGCTTGGGGATTGGGCTCGTCAACGGCCGGAACACGCGGTTAGAACGCCCCGAGGAGCTTGCACGCCGGGTGCGGGAAATCCGTGACCTCTCCGGTTTCCAAATCGGGTATCTGCAGCCAAACTGTGGGCTGGAATTGCTTCCTCGCGCCACGGCCCGTCGGAAACTGGAGATCATCGCCGAGGCCGTAGATTTGCTCAGGTAG
- a CDS encoding methionine synthase yields MALLTTTVGSFPKPEYLTKARTAFSRGQISRDELRQKEEQATRECIALQERLGLDILVDGEMYRGDMATYFAEHLEGFRISGLVRSYGNRYYRKPIIVGPVRWRGPITVEWFRFAQSLTQKPVKAILTGPYTMMDWSFDEFYASRREAALDLAHALHEEVLALKEAGARYFQIDEPAISTRPEEIDLALETMRIVTAGLEGCKTITHICYGEFDKIYPRMLDLAVDQIDLEMSNSGFDMLQLFRTHPFRKEIGLGVIDVHTHVVEDVDTVVRRIEMALEVFRPEQVYVDPDCGLKTRTPEEAEAKLRVMVEARDQVRARLGLS; encoded by the coding sequence ATGGCCCTTCTCACCACAACCGTAGGGAGTTTCCCGAAGCCCGAGTACCTGACCAAGGCCCGAACGGCCTTCTCGCGCGGTCAGATCAGCCGAGATGAGCTCCGGCAGAAAGAGGAGCAAGCGACCCGGGAGTGTATCGCCCTCCAGGAGAGATTGGGGCTGGACATCCTGGTCGACGGCGAAATGTATCGGGGGGACATGGCCACCTACTTCGCGGAGCATTTGGAGGGGTTCCGCATCAGCGGGCTCGTCCGCAGCTACGGAAACCGCTACTACCGCAAGCCGATCATCGTGGGTCCTGTGCGCTGGCGTGGGCCTATTACCGTGGAGTGGTTTCGCTTCGCCCAGAGCCTGACCCAGAAGCCGGTGAAGGCGATCCTGACCGGGCCCTACACAATGATGGACTGGTCCTTTGACGAGTTCTACGCCTCGCGTAGGGAGGCCGCTCTGGATCTGGCGCACGCCCTCCACGAGGAGGTGCTCGCCTTGAAAGAAGCCGGGGCGCGTTATTTCCAGATCGACGAACCGGCCATTTCCACCCGCCCGGAGGAGATCGATCTGGCCCTCGAGACGATGCGAATCGTGACTGCTGGACTGGAGGGCTGCAAGACCATCACCCACATCTGCTACGGCGAATTCGACAAGATCTACCCCCGTATGCTCGACCTGGCCGTGGACCAGATCGATCTCGAAATGTCCAATAGCGGCTTCGACATGCTGCAACTGTTTCGCACCCATCCCTTCCGCAAGGAGATCGGGCTCGGGGTGATCGACGTCCACACCCACGTCGTGGAAGATGTCGACACCGTGGTTCGCCGCATCGAAATGGCCCTGGAGGTTTTCCGGCCAGAGCAGGTGTACGTCGACCCGGATTGCGGGCTGAAAACGCGCACCCCGGAGGAGGCGGAAGCGAAGCTCCGGGTGATGGTGGAGGCCAGAGATCAGGTGCGAGCAAGGCTTGGCTTGAGCTGA
- a CDS encoding ferrous iron transport protein A: MHVPMSLFQVHAGKTVRVTDVTGGWGIRRRLAQLGILPGTRLRVVSQGAFGGPLLVDIDGRVVALGRGIAERVLVRPEE, translated from the coding sequence GTGCACGTTCCGATGAGTCTGTTTCAAGTTCACGCGGGCAAGACCGTCCGCGTCACAGACGTGACAGGTGGATGGGGTATCCGCAGACGCCTCGCACAGCTCGGGATCCTTCCGGGGACCAGGCTGCGCGTGGTAAGTCAGGGCGCGTTCGGTGGTCCCCTGCTGGTGGACATCGATGGGCGTGTGGTGGCCCTGGGTCGGGGGATCGCGGAGCGCGTTCTGGTGAGGCCTGAGGAATGA
- the feoB gene encoding ferrous iron transport protein B, which produces MTIALAGQPNAGKSTIFNQIAGVRAVAANFPGTTVKYSRSQVRIGNETCTCVDLPGTYSLQAMDLAEAEARSFLLSGEVDVIVNVVDASLLHRSLEFTLELLELEIPMVVCLNMMDEAARKGMHIDTDKLSRLLGVPVVATVARTGQGIRELFLETIRQGQSGRRPSPPRYGRDLEEAIQALLSVMEPGDRNPHVPQRFLAVKLLEDDPFLARQMRELIDRIQPVLSQIRSALEQKTGRPAEDQVRVERHALATHVFEQAVKVARPFSDVRHRVDAVATHPYLGYLILGMVVYGVFFTVFRVGSLLEGPLLSAFDALRAATRTSLSGSPFLSMAADGLLQGLAGGAGIVFPYLIPFLLLLSLLEDVGYLPRAAVLMDAFFHRLGLHGKAIIPFVLGYGCNVPAVMATRILDTKRDRIVSGILSTMIPCSARTAIVFGLLAYFVGPWAAVFVYALNLVVIATLGRIASSLLPATSPGLILEIPPYRWPSLRLLGLKSWLRLREFITLAWPLLIGGSLVLSLIDYFQWRIVLDQIFSPFTALLGLPAAAGTTLVFGILRKELSLLMLIQALGTPQLNTVLSPLQMLTFTVFVLFYFPCVSTLAALIREIGTRWALAAVALTTLVATILALAVRTFGALLL; this is translated from the coding sequence ATGACGATCGCGCTGGCTGGCCAACCTAATGCCGGCAAGAGCACGATTTTCAACCAAATCGCGGGGGTCCGAGCGGTCGCGGCCAATTTCCCGGGGACGACCGTCAAGTACAGCCGCAGCCAGGTACGCATCGGAAACGAAACCTGCACCTGTGTCGACCTCCCGGGTACCTACTCCCTGCAGGCCATGGACCTTGCCGAAGCGGAGGCGCGCTCCTTCCTCCTCTCGGGCGAGGTGGACGTGATCGTAAATGTGGTGGACGCGTCGCTGCTCCACCGCAGCCTGGAATTCACACTGGAGCTCCTGGAGCTGGAAATCCCCATGGTCGTCTGCCTCAATATGATGGACGAGGCAGCGCGCAAGGGAATGCACATCGATACAGACAAGCTCTCGCGTCTCCTCGGCGTGCCCGTGGTCGCCACCGTGGCGCGGACAGGTCAGGGAATCCGGGAATTGTTTCTCGAAACCATTCGGCAGGGCCAGAGCGGGCGTCGCCCCTCGCCACCCAGGTACGGTCGCGACTTGGAAGAAGCCATTCAGGCCCTCCTCTCGGTGATGGAGCCTGGGGATCGCAACCCACATGTGCCTCAGCGTTTCCTTGCTGTGAAGCTCCTGGAAGATGACCCCTTCCTGGCGCGTCAGATGCGGGAGTTGATCGACCGCATCCAGCCCGTCCTTTCCCAGATCCGGAGCGCGCTGGAGCAGAAGACAGGCAGGCCGGCAGAAGATCAGGTGAGGGTAGAACGACACGCCCTCGCTACCCATGTCTTCGAGCAGGCAGTCAAGGTCGCAAGGCCCTTCTCCGATGTACGGCACCGGGTCGACGCAGTGGCCACCCATCCCTATCTCGGCTACCTGATTCTCGGGATGGTCGTCTACGGGGTCTTTTTCACCGTTTTCCGCGTCGGGAGCCTTCTGGAAGGGCCTCTGCTCTCAGCATTCGACGCTCTGCGCGCGGCCACCCGGACTTCTCTCTCAGGATCGCCTTTCCTGTCCATGGCCGCGGACGGACTGTTGCAGGGCCTTGCTGGAGGCGCCGGGATCGTTTTTCCCTACCTGATCCCGTTCCTCTTGTTGCTCTCGCTCCTGGAAGATGTGGGCTACCTGCCCCGAGCAGCCGTGCTGATGGACGCCTTCTTTCATCGGCTCGGTCTTCACGGAAAGGCGATCATCCCCTTCGTTCTGGGGTACGGGTGCAACGTGCCGGCTGTGATGGCCACCCGCATCCTGGACACCAAGCGCGATCGGATTGTGTCCGGTATCCTCTCCACGATGATCCCCTGCTCGGCTCGGACGGCCATTGTGTTTGGGCTCTTGGCCTATTTCGTAGGCCCCTGGGCCGCGGTGTTTGTCTACGCACTGAATCTGGTGGTAATCGCGACCCTTGGACGGATCGCTTCCTCTTTACTCCCGGCTACAAGCCCCGGGCTGATCCTGGAAATTCCCCCCTACCGCTGGCCGTCCTTGCGGTTGCTCGGACTGAAGTCGTGGCTGCGCCTGCGGGAGTTCATCACCTTGGCCTGGCCTCTCCTGATTGGGGGGAGTCTGGTGCTGAGCCTGATCGACTATTTTCAATGGCGGATCGTCCTGGATCAGATCTTCTCGCCCTTCACCGCGTTACTCGGCCTGCCGGCCGCCGCGGGCACGACCCTCGTCTTCGGGATCCTGCGGAAAGAGCTTTCGCTCCTGATGCTGATTCAGGCGCTGGGCACCCCGCAGCTGAATACCGTCCTCTCTCCTCTGCAGATGCTGACCTTCACGGTGTTCGTGCTCTTCTATTTCCCCTGCGTCTCCACCCTTGCAGCCTTGATTCGGGAGATCGGGACGCGCTGGGCCCTAGCGGCCGTAGCGTTGACGACATTAGTTGCCACGATCCTCGCCCTTGCCGTTCGAACGTTTGGTGCCTTGCTTCTATAG